One genomic region from Jiangella sp. DSM 45060 encodes:
- a CDS encoding sensor histidine kinase, which produces MNGSREAWTRVWRGDALLAAVTGVFVVLTTVIGEGDPVGLRPVPPLGWLLMIVACGALAFRRRHPIGVGIVTLVASGVYYPAVNPDGAILVTLVIALFTLATLGRPVVASVLSGLAVVGSAFGEYGTEASPLGPPGMFLLVGWLVAAVAIGAVMRGTRREREEALRRRATEERLRIARELHDVLGHNISLINVQAGAALHALSRDGDDGPAAEALTAIKETSREALRELRGTLGVLRQVDEAAPTEPAPGLWRLPELAERSRAAGLAVDVSTDGEPVGLRPAVDLAAFRIVQEALTNATRHAGAGRVAVRIGYGRDDVTVDVSDDGRGAGTRADDGSGIDGMRSRAAALGGTLDAADRPEGGFRVTARLPYGGPA; this is translated from the coding sequence ATGAACGGGTCCCGGGAAGCATGGACGCGGGTCTGGCGCGGCGACGCGTTGCTCGCCGCGGTCACGGGCGTGTTCGTGGTGCTCACGACGGTGATCGGCGAGGGCGATCCGGTCGGTCTGCGCCCGGTGCCGCCGCTGGGCTGGCTGCTCATGATCGTGGCGTGCGGCGCGCTGGCGTTCCGTCGCCGTCACCCCATCGGGGTCGGGATCGTGACGCTGGTCGCGTCCGGCGTCTACTACCCGGCGGTGAACCCGGACGGCGCGATCCTCGTCACGCTGGTCATCGCACTGTTCACGCTGGCGACCCTGGGCCGGCCGGTCGTCGCGAGCGTGCTCAGCGGGCTGGCGGTGGTGGGGTCCGCGTTCGGCGAGTACGGCACGGAGGCGTCGCCGCTGGGTCCGCCCGGCATGTTCCTGCTGGTCGGCTGGCTGGTCGCCGCCGTGGCGATCGGGGCGGTCATGCGCGGCACGCGACGCGAGCGGGAAGAGGCGCTGCGCCGGCGGGCGACGGAGGAACGGCTGCGCATCGCGCGCGAGCTGCACGACGTCCTCGGGCACAACATCTCGCTGATCAACGTCCAGGCCGGCGCCGCGCTGCACGCGCTGTCCCGCGACGGCGACGACGGCCCGGCCGCCGAGGCGCTGACCGCGATCAAGGAGACCAGCCGCGAGGCGCTGCGCGAGCTGCGCGGCACGCTCGGCGTGCTGCGCCAGGTCGACGAAGCGGCCCCGACGGAGCCGGCGCCCGGCCTGTGGCGGCTGCCGGAGCTGGCCGAGCGCAGCCGGGCCGCCGGGCTCGCCGTCGACGTCAGCACAGACGGCGAGCCGGTCGGCCTGCGCCCGGCGGTCGACCTCGCGGCGTTCCGCATCGTGCAGGAGGCGCTCACCAACGCGACCCGGCACGCCGGTGCGGGCAGGGTGGCGGTCCGCATCGGCTACGGGCGCGATGATGTGACGGTGGACGTGAGCGACGACGGGCGTGGCGCCGGCACCCGCGCCGACGACGGCAGCGGCATCGACGGCATGCGGTCGCGGGCCGCGGCCCTGGGCGGCACCCTCGACGCCGCCGACCGGCCCGAGGGCGGCTTCCGGGTCACCGCGCGGCTGCCGTACGGGGGCCCGGCATGA
- a CDS encoding response regulator transcription factor, with product MTTVLLADDQRLVRAGFRSILDGEPDLDVVGEAADGAEALTLVRELRPDVVLMDVRMPELDGLEATSRIVADPALAGVRVVILTTFDLDDYVYGALRAGASGFLVKDTEPMELIHAVRVVARGDALIAPSITRRLISEIAGRAAKPVPNSRLNALTEREREVLELVAAGLSNDEIAERLVLSPATAKTHVSRILTKLDSRDRAQLVVLAYEAGLVTPGWLG from the coding sequence ATGACGACGGTGTTGCTGGCCGACGACCAGCGACTCGTCCGGGCGGGGTTCCGGTCCATCCTCGACGGCGAGCCCGACCTCGACGTCGTGGGCGAGGCGGCCGACGGCGCCGAGGCGCTGACGCTGGTGCGCGAGCTGCGCCCGGACGTCGTGCTGATGGACGTGCGGATGCCCGAGCTGGACGGCCTCGAGGCGACCAGCCGCATCGTCGCCGACCCCGCGCTGGCCGGGGTGCGCGTCGTCATCCTCACCACGTTCGACCTCGACGACTACGTGTATGGCGCGCTGCGGGCCGGGGCCAGCGGCTTCCTCGTCAAGGACACCGAGCCGATGGAGCTGATCCACGCCGTCCGCGTCGTGGCCCGCGGCGACGCCCTGATCGCGCCGTCGATCACCCGCCGGCTGATCTCCGAGATCGCGGGCCGGGCCGCGAAGCCGGTGCCGAACAGCCGCCTGAACGCGCTGACCGAGCGCGAGCGCGAGGTGCTCGAGCTGGTCGCGGCGGGCTTGTCCAACGACGAGATCGCCGAGCGCCTCGTGCTCAGTCCGGCCACCGCGAAGACGCACGTCAGCCGCATCCTCACCAAGCTCGACTCCCGCGACCGCGCCCAGCTGGTCGTGCTCGCCTACGAGGCCGGGCTGGTGACGCCCGGCTGGCTGGGCTGA
- a CDS encoding MMPL family transporter, which translates to MRLERLAAWSQRHHWLAIGLWLVVLAGVTVLSQAVGDDYHDDHGLPGTESQQLTDALEDAAPARSGDTVQVVLQDGDGVEARRDRVDAMLGELSELPHVVDVAGPFDAPGAISADGTIAYATVTLDGSATDVPADAVRDIIETAQTADGDGLRVELGGDAVRGAEESGGGAAEGAGMLAALVILVFMFGSFLAATLPLITAVFAVGSTLGVIVLLSNVVTIATYTAPLMMLVGIGVGIDYALLVFARYRSELLAGSDRQRAARTALDTAGRSVVFAGCTVIIALLGLFALGLGSLQGVALAVALTVLVTMLASLTLLPSLLTVFGKRIEKRILAHAQRSKRQPGARWRRLADAVRRRPLPPLVAAVAILLALSAPAPGMRLGFADAGNEDASATSRQAYDLLAEGFGPGFNGPLIVLAEGASDGGAALASTLEQADGVAGVVPPQPLPGTDLALVVAFPETAPQDAGTADLVHRLRDDVLPPLASDTGATYLVGGSTAAAEDFAAAVTDRLPLFVAVVVGLSALLLMAVFRSIWVPVKAAILNLLSIGASLGVVTLVFGEGLFGVPAGPVEAFVPVMIFAIVFGLSMDYEVFLVSRMHEEWRRSGNAVRAVREGLAATGGVITAAAAIMVVVFGAFLLSPDRMLQQFGLGLAVAVFLDAVVIRCLIVPAVMSLLGERAWWLPQWLDRILPHIALERPEPPRDDADAVTAGRAG; encoded by the coding sequence ATGAGGCTGGAACGGCTCGCCGCCTGGTCACAGCGGCACCACTGGCTGGCCATCGGGCTGTGGCTGGTCGTGCTGGCCGGCGTCACGGTGCTGTCGCAGGCCGTCGGCGACGACTACCACGACGACCACGGGCTGCCGGGCACCGAGTCGCAGCAGCTGACCGACGCGCTGGAGGACGCCGCGCCCGCGCGGTCCGGCGACACCGTCCAGGTGGTGCTGCAGGACGGCGACGGCGTCGAGGCGCGGCGCGACCGGGTCGACGCGATGCTCGGCGAGCTGAGCGAGCTGCCGCACGTCGTCGACGTCGCCGGGCCGTTCGACGCGCCGGGGGCGATCTCGGCGGACGGGACCATCGCGTACGCGACGGTGACGCTGGACGGCAGCGCCACGGACGTGCCCGCCGACGCCGTCCGGGACATCATCGAGACCGCGCAGACGGCCGACGGCGACGGGCTGCGGGTGGAGCTGGGCGGCGACGCCGTCCGCGGCGCCGAGGAGTCCGGCGGGGGCGCCGCCGAGGGCGCCGGCATGCTGGCCGCGCTGGTGATCCTCGTGTTCATGTTCGGCTCGTTCCTGGCCGCGACGCTGCCGCTGATCACCGCCGTGTTCGCGGTGGGCTCCACGCTCGGCGTCATCGTGTTGCTGTCCAACGTCGTGACGATCGCGACGTACACCGCGCCGCTGATGATGCTGGTCGGGATCGGCGTCGGCATCGACTACGCGCTGCTGGTGTTCGCCCGCTACCGCTCCGAGCTGCTGGCCGGATCCGACCGCCAGCGGGCCGCCCGGACCGCGCTGGACACCGCCGGGCGCTCGGTCGTCTTCGCCGGCTGCACCGTCATCATCGCGCTGCTCGGCCTGTTCGCGCTCGGCCTCGGATCGCTGCAGGGCGTGGCGCTGGCCGTCGCGCTCACCGTCCTCGTCACCATGCTCGCCTCGCTGACGCTGCTGCCGTCGCTGCTCACCGTGTTCGGCAAGCGGATCGAGAAGCGCATCCTCGCGCACGCCCAGCGCTCCAAGCGCCAGCCCGGCGCCCGGTGGCGGCGGCTGGCCGACGCGGTCCGGCGGCGGCCGCTGCCCCCGCTGGTCGCCGCGGTCGCGATCCTGCTGGCGTTGTCCGCGCCCGCGCCGGGCATGCGGCTCGGCTTCGCCGACGCCGGCAACGAGGACGCGTCGGCGACCAGCCGGCAGGCCTACGACCTGCTCGCCGAGGGCTTCGGCCCGGGCTTCAACGGGCCGCTGATCGTGCTCGCCGAGGGCGCATCCGACGGCGGCGCCGCGCTGGCGTCCACCCTGGAGCAGGCCGACGGCGTCGCCGGCGTGGTGCCGCCGCAGCCGCTGCCCGGCACCGACCTGGCGCTGGTCGTCGCGTTCCCTGAGACCGCGCCGCAGGACGCCGGGACCGCGGACCTCGTGCACCGGCTGCGCGACGACGTGCTCCCGCCGCTGGCGTCCGACACCGGCGCGACCTACCTGGTCGGCGGCTCGACGGCGGCCGCGGAGGACTTCGCCGCCGCCGTCACCGACCGGCTGCCGCTGTTCGTCGCCGTCGTCGTCGGGCTGTCCGCGCTGCTGCTGATGGCCGTGTTCCGGTCGATCTGGGTGCCGGTCAAGGCCGCGATCCTCAACCTGCTGAGCATCGGCGCGTCACTGGGCGTCGTCACGCTGGTCTTCGGCGAGGGGCTGTTCGGCGTGCCGGCCGGCCCGGTCGAGGCGTTCGTCCCGGTGATGATCTTCGCCATCGTGTTCGGCCTGTCCATGGACTACGAGGTGTTCCTGGTGTCGCGGATGCACGAGGAGTGGCGCCGCTCCGGCAACGCCGTCCGCGCCGTCCGCGAGGGGCTGGCCGCGACCGGCGGCGTCATCACGGCCGCGGCGGCGATCATGGTCGTGGTGTTCGGCGCGTTCCTGCTCAGCCCGGACCGCATGCTGCAGCAGTTCGGCCTCGGCCTCGCCGTGGCCGTGTTCCTCGACGCCGTCGTCATCCGCTGCCTCATCGTCCCGGCCGTCATGAGCCTGCTGGGGGAGCGGGCGTGGTGGCTGCCGCAGTGGCTGGACCGGATCCTGCCGCACATCGCGCTGGAGCGGCCCGAGCCGCCGCGCGATGACGCCGACGCCGTCACCGCCGGGCGGGCCGGGTAG